From one Agathobaculum sp. NTUH-O15-33 genomic stretch:
- the nifJ gene encoding pyruvate:ferredoxin (flavodoxin) oxidoreductase, with protein sequence MSKKTELMDGNQAAAYVSYAFTEVAGIFPITPSSPMAEYVDEWAANGKKNLFGQPVQVVEMQSEGGAAGTVHGSLQSGALTTTYTASQGLLLMIPNMYKIAGEMLPGVFHVSARTLSAHALSIFGDHSDVMSVRSTGFSMVASSSPQEVMDLGAVSHLAAIHCRMPVLHFFDGFRTSHEIQKIEALDYEDLRPLVDMEALKAFRKHSLNPEHPSTRGTTVNPDIFFQCREACNSKIAEIPAAVEYYMQEVGKITGRPHHLFDYYGAPDADRVMIVMGSVAETAKETVDYLTAQGEKVGLINVHLYRPFSAEHFLASLPATVKRIAVLDRTKEPGAMGEPLYQDICTIYKERGIPMEIVNGRYGLSSKDTTPGQMLAVFDNLKLDAPKTNFTVGIVDDVTFTSLPLTKEIDTSPAGQTSAEFWGMGSDGTVGANKNSIKIIGHATDLYCQAYFVYDSKKSGGLTQSHLRFGKEPIRSPYLISSADFVACHNPSYVRQYDMVKNLKEGGTFLLNCQWDMDGLEKHLPASMKRSLAEKHAKFYTINAIDIARGLGLGNRTNTILQAAFFKLSGVIPVDTAVNEMKEAIYKSYFKKKGQAVVDMNNASIDHGLNELVEIRIPNAWLTALDEPGADSSPAFIKEVVSVMNRQEGDILPVSTMTKYGLEDGTWPSGTSKYEKRGAAVEVPVWNMDACIQCNQCSLVCPHAAIRPILLNEDEVKAAPAGFETKKALGAGLDKYQYRMQVSPYDCTGCGSCVNGCPAKEKALVMAPLDTQLKEAENWTFAVEEVAIKTDAVSAKSVKSSQFAKPYFEFSGACAGCGETPYIKLVTQLFGDRMYIANASGCSSAYGGSTPSSPYCTDKKGCGPAWAMSLFEDNAEYAYGYLLGQDAVRQQLAEKVHALAERGVAKDACETYLEKGNDAAVSRAVSDSLLAALVDDTSEEAEFIRQNEEFLTKKSVWAFGGDGWAYDIGYGGLDHVLASGKDINVLVLDTEVYSNTGGQASKSTAAGAIAKFSASGKATKKKDLGLMAMSYGYVYVAQVAMGADQAQTLRAIREAEAYDGPSLIICYCPCIEHGMKCGMGLSQQEEKKAVEAGYWHLYRYNPDLKEEGKNPFSLDSKAPTGDFQKFLLGQNRYASLKLSFPDKAEALYSKAERDAEERLESYRNLTRE encoded by the coding sequence TCAGGTAGTGGAAATGCAGTCCGAGGGCGGCGCCGCAGGCACCGTGCACGGTTCGCTGCAATCCGGCGCACTGACCACCACGTACACCGCTTCGCAGGGCTTGCTGCTGATGATTCCCAACATGTACAAGATTGCCGGCGAAATGCTGCCGGGCGTGTTCCACGTTTCCGCCCGTACCCTTTCGGCCCACGCGTTGTCCATCTTCGGCGATCATTCCGACGTTATGAGCGTTCGTTCCACCGGCTTCTCCATGGTGGCCTCGTCCTCCCCGCAGGAAGTCATGGATCTGGGCGCGGTCTCGCACCTTGCCGCCATCCACTGCCGGATGCCCGTTCTGCACTTCTTTGACGGCTTCCGCACCTCCCATGAAATCCAGAAGATTGAAGCGCTGGATTACGAGGATCTGCGCCCGCTGGTGGACATGGAAGCGCTTAAGGCTTTCCGCAAGCATTCTCTGAACCCCGAGCATCCCTCCACGCGCGGCACGACCGTCAACCCGGACATCTTCTTCCAGTGCCGCGAGGCCTGCAACAGCAAGATCGCCGAGATCCCGGCCGCGGTTGAGTACTACATGCAGGAAGTCGGTAAGATCACCGGACGGCCGCACCACCTCTTTGACTACTACGGCGCGCCGGACGCGGATCGCGTCATGATCGTCATGGGCTCTGTCGCCGAAACCGCCAAGGAGACCGTGGATTACCTGACCGCGCAGGGCGAAAAGGTCGGCCTGATCAATGTACATCTGTACCGTCCCTTCTCGGCGGAGCACTTCCTTGCAAGCTTGCCCGCCACCGTTAAGCGCATCGCGGTGCTCGACCGCACCAAGGAGCCCGGCGCGATGGGCGAACCCCTCTATCAGGATATCTGCACCATCTATAAGGAGCGCGGCATCCCGATGGAGATCGTGAACGGCCGTTACGGCCTCAGCTCGAAGGATACGACGCCGGGCCAGATGCTGGCGGTGTTTGACAACCTGAAGCTTGATGCGCCGAAGACCAACTTCACGGTCGGTATCGTGGACGACGTGACCTTCACCTCGCTGCCGCTCACCAAGGAGATCGATACCTCGCCCGCCGGTCAGACCAGCGCGGAATTCTGGGGCATGGGCTCGGACGGCACGGTCGGCGCGAACAAGAACTCGATCAAGATCATCGGCCATGCCACCGATCTTTACTGTCAGGCTTACTTCGTATACGATTCCAAGAAATCCGGCGGCCTGACCCAGTCCCACCTGCGCTTCGGCAAGGAGCCGATCCGCTCGCCTTACCTGATCAGCTCGGCTGATTTCGTTGCCTGCCACAATCCTTCCTATGTCCGCCAGTACGACATGGTCAAAAACCTGAAGGAAGGCGGCACGTTCCTGCTCAACTGCCAGTGGGATATGGACGGTCTGGAAAAGCACCTTCCCGCTTCCATGAAGCGTTCTCTGGCGGAAAAGCACGCCAAGTTCTATACCATCAACGCGATCGACATCGCCCGCGGCCTCGGCCTCGGCAACCGTACCAATACCATTTTGCAGGCCGCGTTCTTCAAGCTCTCCGGCGTGATTCCGGTGGATACGGCGGTTAACGAAATGAAGGAAGCGATCTACAAGTCCTACTTTAAGAAAAAGGGTCAGGCGGTTGTTGATATGAACAACGCGTCCATCGACCACGGCCTGAACGAGCTGGTCGAGATCCGCATCCCCAACGCTTGGCTGACCGCGCTTGACGAGCCGGGGGCCGATTCGAGCCCCGCCTTTATCAAGGAAGTCGTTTCCGTCATGAACCGTCAGGAAGGCGACATTCTGCCCGTTTCCACCATGACCAAGTATGGTCTGGAGGACGGCACTTGGCCTTCGGGTACCTCCAAGTACGAGAAGCGCGGCGCCGCCGTCGAAGTTCCAGTTTGGAACATGGACGCCTGCATCCAGTGCAACCAGTGCTCGCTGGTCTGCCCGCACGCCGCTATCCGGCCGATCCTGCTGAACGAGGACGAGGTGAAGGCCGCGCCCGCCGGCTTTGAGACCAAGAAGGCGCTCGGCGCCGGTCTGGATAAATACCAGTACCGCATGCAGGTCTCCCCGTACGACTGCACCGGCTGCGGCAGCTGCGTCAACGGCTGCCCGGCTAAGGAGAAGGCGCTCGTCATGGCGCCGCTCGATACCCAGCTCAAGGAAGCGGAAAACTGGACCTTCGCCGTGGAGGAAGTGGCGATCAAGACCGATGCGGTCAGCGCCAAGAGCGTCAAGAGCTCCCAGTTCGCCAAGCCCTACTTTGAGTTCTCCGGCGCGTGCGCCGGCTGCGGCGAGACCCCGTACATCAAGCTGGTGACCCAGCTCTTCGGCGACCGTATGTATATCGCAAACGCCTCCGGCTGCTCGTCCGCTTACGGCGGCTCCACCCCGTCCTCCCCGTACTGCACGGATAAGAAGGGCTGCGGCCCCGCTTGGGCAATGTCGCTGTTCGAGGATAACGCGGAATACGCTTATGGCTACCTGCTCGGTCAGGACGCCGTACGCCAGCAGCTCGCGGAAAAGGTACACGCACTGGCTGAGCGCGGCGTCGCGAAGGATGCTTGCGAAACCTATTTGGAAAAGGGCAACGACGCCGCGGTATCCCGCGCGGTCAGCGATTCGCTTTTGGCCGCTCTTGTCGACGATACCAGCGAGGAAGCTGAATTTATCCGCCAGAACGAGGAATTCCTGACCAAAAAGAGCGTTTGGGCTTTCGGCGGCGACGGCTGGGCCTACGATATCGGCTACGGCGGTCTGGATCATGTGCTTGCTTCCGGAAAGGATATCAACGTGCTGGTTCTGGATACCGAGGTGTATTCCAACACCGGCGGTCAGGCATCCAAGTCCACGGCGGCGGGCGCGATCGCCAAGTTCTCCGCCAGCGGCAAGGCCACCAAGAAAAAGGATCTGGGCCTGATGGCGATGAGCTACGGCTATGTTTACGTAGCACAGGTCGCAATGGGCGCGGATCAGGCGCAGACGCTGCGCGCAATCCGCGAGGCCGAGGCTTACGACGGCCCGTCCCTGATCATCTGCTACTGCCCCTGCATCGAGCACGGCATGAAGTGCGGCATGGGTCTGAGCCAGCAGGAAGAAAAGAAGGCGGTCGAAGCCGGTTACTGGCACCTGTACCGCTACAATCCGGATCTGAAGGAAGAGGGCAAAAATCCGTTCTCGCTGGATTCCAAGGCGCCCACCGGCGATTTCCAGAAGTTCCTTCTGGGCCAGAACCGTTACGCTTCGCTCAAGCTGTCCTTCCCGGATAAGGCTGAAGCCCTGTATTCCAAGGCGGAGCGCGATGCCGAGGAGCGGCTTGAAAGCTACCGGAACCTGACCAGAGAATAA